A section of the Pseudomonas sp. Q1-7 genome encodes:
- the katB gene encoding catalase KatB → MSAPLTRDNGAPVGDNQHSQTAGPTGPTLLQDVQLIQKLQRFDRERIPERVVHARGTGVHGEFVATADIRELSRAQVFEKGTRTPVFVRFSSVVHGNHSPETLRDPRGFATKFYTTEGNWDLVGNNFPTFFIRDAIKFPDMVHAFKPDPRSNLDDDARRFDFFSHVPEATRTLTLLYSNQGTPAGYRFMDGNSVHAYKLVNSRGEVHYVKFHWKSLQGIRNLDPKEVVKVQGQDYSHMTDDLVKAVARGDYPKWELYIQVLKPEQLAGFDFDPLDATKIWPDVPERKIGEMVLNRNVGNFFQETEQVAMAPSNLVPGIEPSEDRLLQGRIFSYADTQLHRVGTNGLSLPVNRPRSAVNNVNQDGAMNTGHSTDGVNYEPSRLSPRPQDPAARYSQSPLGGSTQQAGIEREQNFKQAGELYRSFSKKEREDLVNSFGQSLSGADDESKHIMLSFLYKADVDYGTRVTRVAGGDLKRVRQLAAKLKD, encoded by the coding sequence ATGTCCGCGCCGCTGACCCGCGACAATGGTGCGCCAGTGGGCGACAACCAGCATTCGCAGACTGCCGGCCCAACAGGGCCCACGCTGTTGCAGGATGTCCAACTGATCCAGAAACTGCAGCGCTTCGACCGTGAACGCATCCCCGAACGAGTGGTGCACGCCCGCGGCACTGGGGTTCATGGCGAGTTCGTCGCCACTGCCGATATCCGCGAACTGAGCCGCGCCCAGGTATTCGAGAAGGGGACCCGAACGCCGGTCTTCGTACGCTTCTCGTCGGTGGTGCACGGCAATCACTCCCCGGAGACCCTGCGTGACCCGCGCGGCTTCGCGACCAAGTTCTACACCACGGAGGGCAACTGGGACCTGGTGGGCAACAACTTCCCCACCTTCTTCATTCGTGACGCGATCAAGTTTCCCGACATGGTCCATGCCTTCAAGCCGGACCCGCGCAGCAACCTGGATGACGATGCGCGCCGCTTCGACTTCTTCTCCCATGTACCTGAGGCGACCCGGACGCTGACCCTGCTGTATTCCAACCAGGGTACGCCCGCGGGATACCGCTTCATGGACGGCAACAGCGTGCATGCCTACAAGCTGGTCAACAGCCGGGGCGAGGTGCACTACGTGAAGTTCCACTGGAAGAGCCTGCAGGGTATCCGCAACCTGGATCCCAAGGAGGTCGTGAAGGTCCAGGGGCAGGATTACAGCCACATGACCGACGACCTGGTGAAAGCCGTTGCGCGCGGTGATTATCCCAAGTGGGAGCTGTACATCCAGGTGCTCAAGCCTGAGCAACTGGCCGGCTTCGACTTCGATCCGCTGGACGCTACCAAGATCTGGCCCGATGTACCGGAGCGCAAGATCGGCGAGATGGTGCTGAACCGCAACGTAGGCAACTTTTTCCAGGAAACCGAGCAGGTGGCCATGGCGCCGAGCAACCTGGTTCCGGGTATCGAGCCGTCTGAAGACCGCCTGCTGCAGGGCCGGATCTTCTCCTACGCCGACACCCAGCTGCACCGGGTCGGCACCAATGGCCTGAGCCTGCCGGTGAACCGTCCACGTTCCGCGGTGAATAACGTCAACCAGGACGGCGCCATGAACACCGGGCACAGCACTGACGGCGTCAACTACGAGCCGAGCCGCCTCAGCCCGCGTCCACAGGACCCCGCCGCGCGTTACAGCCAGTCGCCGCTCGGCGGCAGCACCCAGCAGGCGGGTATCGAACGCGAGCAGAACTTCAAGCAGGCCGGGGAGCTGTACCGCTCTTTCAGCAAGAAGGAACGGGAGGACCTGGTGAACAGCTTTGGCCAGTCGTTGTCCGGCGCGGACGACGAGAGCAAGCACATCATGCTCTCCTTCCTCTACAAGGCCGACGTCGACTACGGCACCCGTGTCACCCGGGTCGCCGGAGGCGATCTGAAGCGGGTGCGCCAGCTCGCCGCCAAGCTCAAGGACTGA
- a CDS encoding universal stress protein, with protein MFTHILIAHDLSREADAALRRAAQLARQQNARLSLLHVLEDHLPNALQGALREAAQRHFAERLTQLDASDCQVLLRKGRPAQQILEEAHDSQADLLVIGRHHHNAPELFLGTTLERVARHLDIPLLLVVGEPASQPYQNAAVALDFSLCACDALRKSCALLSPAARLSALNVPELGSRLLSKSGHSTDVLATQKELLGKLLEDELSGLDGQKPSVELDVLHGSLPKALDDAIATRNPQLLALGSHGRSLISQALLGSLALRYLQNPPCDLLLVK; from the coding sequence ATGTTCACGCACATCCTGATCGCCCATGACCTCAGCCGCGAGGCGGATGCCGCCTTGCGCCGCGCCGCCCAGCTCGCCCGCCAGCAAAATGCGCGCCTGTCCCTGCTGCATGTGCTGGAAGACCACCTGCCCAACGCCCTGCAAGGCGCCCTGCGGGAAGCCGCGCAACGCCACTTCGCCGAACGGCTGACGCAGTTGGACGCCAGTGATTGCCAGGTGCTGCTGCGCAAGGGGCGCCCAGCCCAGCAGATTCTCGAAGAAGCCCACGACAGTCAGGCCGACCTGTTGGTGATCGGCCGGCACCATCACAACGCGCCCGAGCTGTTCCTTGGCACGACCCTCGAGCGGGTCGCGCGCCATCTGGATATACCGCTGCTGCTGGTGGTGGGTGAACCGGCGAGCCAGCCGTACCAGAACGCCGCTGTAGCCCTGGACTTTTCCCTCTGCGCCTGCGATGCCCTGCGCAAGAGCTGCGCGCTGCTATCGCCCGCGGCCCGGCTGTCGGCCTTGAACGTGCCGGAGCTGGGCAGCCGCCTTCTGTCGAAATCCGGCCACTCGACCGACGTCCTGGCCACACAGAAAGAGCTGTTGGGGAAACTGCTGGAAGATGAGCTCTCCGGCCTGGATGGCCAGAAGCCCAGCGTCGAGCTGGACGTGTTGCACGGATCGCTGCCCAAGGCACTGGATGACGCCATCGCCACCCGGAACCCACAACTGCTGGCCCTTGGCAGCCATGGGCGCAGCCTGATTTCCCAGGCCTTGCTGGGCAGCCTGGCACTGCGTTACCTGCAGAACCCTCCCTGCGATTTGCTGCTGGTCAAATAG
- the trxC gene encoding thioredoxin TrxC, which translates to MTDPLMIPCAYCAGLNRIPAARLGDSPRCGHCKSAVLPAAPFDLNEAGFAKQLRGDLPLLVDVWADWCGPCKAFAPIYQQAAAQLQGRCRLGKLDSEANRQLAGQLGIRSIPTLILFKGGVEVTRQSGALPLPQLLAWLKSQGV; encoded by the coding sequence ATGACCGACCCATTGATGATTCCCTGCGCGTACTGCGCAGGCCTCAACCGAATCCCCGCCGCCCGCCTTGGCGATTCGCCGCGCTGCGGCCACTGCAAGTCCGCCGTGCTGCCAGCCGCCCCATTCGACCTGAATGAGGCCGGCTTCGCCAAGCAACTGCGCGGCGACCTGCCCCTGCTGGTGGACGTCTGGGCCGACTGGTGCGGCCCCTGCAAGGCCTTCGCGCCCATTTACCAGCAGGCCGCGGCCCAGTTGCAGGGCCGTTGCCGCCTGGGCAAGCTGGACAGCGAGGCCAACCGCCAGTTGGCGGGTCAGCTCGGCATCCGCTCCATCCCGACACTGATCCTGTTCAAGGGTGGCGTGGAAGTCACCCGTCAGAGCGGCGCCCTGCCGTTGCCCCAATTGCTCGCCTGGCTGAAGTCCCAGGGCGTCTGA
- a CDS encoding YiiD C-terminal domain-containing protein: MPMPTELVRQLTEEQIAFVKRSGLKAEILEPGHVRLRMPFEGNQNHIGTLYAGALFTLAEVPGGALFLTSFDSRRFYPIVKEMNLRFRRPATGDITVAARLDQAEIARIQQEAEANGKADYCLELQLLDASGEVVAESRGLYQMRAQ; the protein is encoded by the coding sequence ATGCCAATGCCCACCGAGCTGGTTCGCCAGCTGACCGAAGAACAGATCGCCTTCGTCAAACGCAGCGGACTCAAGGCCGAAATCCTGGAGCCCGGCCATGTGCGCCTGCGCATGCCCTTCGAGGGCAACCAGAACCACATCGGCACCCTCTACGCCGGAGCGCTGTTCACCCTGGCTGAAGTGCCCGGCGGCGCGCTCTTTCTGACCAGCTTCGACAGCCGGCGCTTCTACCCCATCGTGAAAGAAATGAACCTGCGCTTCCGCCGCCCGGCCACCGGCGATATCACCGTGGCCGCTCGCCTCGACCAGGCGGAGATCGCGCGCATCCAGCAGGAAGCCGAAGCCAACGGCAAAGCCGACTACTGCCTGGAGCTGCAACTGTTGGATGCCAGCGGCGAAGTAGTGGCCGAGAGCCGCGGGCTGTACCAGATGCGGGCACAGTGA
- the hemE gene encoding uroporphyrinogen decarboxylase, whose amino-acid sequence MTALKNDRFLRALLKQPVDVTPVWMMRQAGRYLPEYRATRAKAGDFVSLMKNPELACEVTVQPLDRYPQLDAAILFSDILTIPDAMGQGLYFETGEGPRFKKVVSSLADIDALPIPDPEKDLGYVMETVSKIRRELNGRVPLIGFSGSPWTLATYMVEGGSSRDFRKSKAMLYDNPQAMHALLDKLAQAVTVYLNGQIRAGAQAVQIFDSWGGSLSAAAYQTFSLAYMKKIVDGLIREHDGRRVPVILFTKGGGLWLESMADTGAEALGLDWTCDIGSARSRVGAKVALQGNMDPAVLHANPAAIRAEVGRILAAYGEGSGHVFNLGHGITPEVDPAHAGAFFEAVHELSAQYHG is encoded by the coding sequence ATGACCGCCCTGAAGAACGACCGCTTCCTCCGTGCGCTGCTGAAGCAGCCAGTCGACGTCACTCCTGTCTGGATGATGCGCCAGGCCGGTCGTTACCTGCCGGAGTACCGCGCCACCCGCGCCAAGGCCGGCGACTTCGTCAGCCTGATGAAGAACCCCGAGCTGGCCTGCGAAGTCACCGTGCAGCCCCTGGATCGCTACCCGCAACTGGATGCGGCCATCCTCTTCTCCGACATCCTCACCATTCCCGACGCCATGGGCCAGGGCCTGTACTTCGAGACGGGTGAAGGTCCGCGTTTCAAAAAAGTGGTGAGCAGCCTGGCGGATATCGACGCGCTGCCGATCCCGGACCCGGAGAAGGATCTGGGCTACGTCATGGAGACGGTGAGCAAGATCCGTCGCGAGCTGAATGGCCGCGTACCGCTGATCGGCTTCTCCGGCAGCCCCTGGACCCTGGCCACTTACATGGTCGAAGGGGGCTCCAGCCGCGACTTCCGCAAGTCCAAGGCCATGCTCTATGACAACCCCCAGGCCATGCACGCCCTGCTGGACAAGCTGGCCCAGGCGGTGACCGTCTACCTCAATGGCCAGATCAGGGCGGGTGCCCAGGCCGTGCAGATTTTCGATTCCTGGGGCGGCAGCCTGTCGGCGGCAGCCTACCAGACGTTCTCCCTGGCCTACATGAAGAAGATCGTCGACGGCCTGATTCGCGAACACGACGGCCGGCGCGTGCCGGTCATCCTGTTCACCAAGGGGGGTGGGCTCTGGCTGGAGTCCATGGCCGACACCGGCGCCGAGGCCCTGGGCCTGGACTGGACCTGCGACATCGGCAGCGCCCGCTCCCGCGTCGGCGCCAAGGTGGCGCTGCAGGGCAACATGGACCCGGCGGTGCTCCATGCCAATCCGGCGGCGATCCGTGCTGAGGTGGGGCGTATCCTCGCCGCCTACGGTGAGGGTTCGGGCCATGTGTTCAACCTTGGCCACGGCATCACCCCGGAAGTCGACCCGGCCCACGCCGGTGCCTTCTTCGAAGCGGTGCACGAGCTGTCGGCGCAGTATCACGGCTGA
- a CDS encoding ParA family protein, with protein sequence MRRVVFNQKGGVGKSSIACNLAAVSASQGYRTLLIDLDAQANSTHYLTGLTGEEIPVGIADFFKQTLSPTAFRKGKVDIYETPFDNLHVVTATAELADLQPKLESKHKINKLRKLLEDLDGDYERIYLDTPPALNFYTVSALIAADRCLIPFDCDSFSRNALYGLLAEIEELKEDHNEELEVEGIVVNQFQPRATLPQQLLDELLEEGLPVLPVNLMMSVKMRESHQACKPLIYLDKSHKLTQQFVELHDLLEG encoded by the coding sequence ATGCGTCGTGTGGTTTTCAATCAGAAAGGCGGGGTCGGCAAGTCCAGCATTGCCTGCAACCTGGCGGCCGTGAGCGCTTCGCAGGGCTATCGCACCCTGCTGATCGACCTGGATGCCCAGGCCAACTCCACGCACTACCTCACCGGGCTTACCGGCGAGGAGATTCCCGTGGGAATCGCCGACTTCTTCAAGCAGACCCTGTCGCCCACCGCCTTTCGCAAAGGCAAGGTGGATATCTACGAGACGCCCTTCGATAACCTCCACGTGGTGACCGCCACGGCCGAGCTGGCCGACTTGCAGCCCAAGCTGGAGTCGAAGCACAAGATCAACAAGCTGCGCAAACTGCTGGAAGACCTGGACGGCGACTACGAGCGCATCTACCTGGATACGCCGCCAGCCCTGAATTTCTACACGGTTTCCGCGCTGATCGCCGCGGATCGTTGCCTGATTCCCTTCGACTGCGACAGTTTCTCCCGCAATGCCCTGTATGGATTGCTGGCAGAGATCGAGGAACTGAAGGAAGACCACAACGAGGAGCTCGAAGTGGAAGGCATCGTGGTCAACCAGTTCCAGCCCCGGGCAACGCTGCCCCAGCAATTGCTGGATGAGTTGCTGGAGGAGGGCCTGCCGGTGCTGCCGGTGAACCTGATGATGTCGGTGAAGATGCGCGAGTCGCACCAGGCGTGCAAACCGCTGATTTATCTGGACAAGAGCCACAAGCTGACGCAGCAATTCGTCGAGCTGCACGATCTGCTTGAGGGCTAG
- a CDS encoding FAD-dependent oxidoreductase — MTERLNNDFQFIEVGRKDPKKKLLRQRKKEFVEIHDLFKPQQAADQAHRCLGCGNPYCEWKCPVHNFIPNWLKLVSEGNILAAAELSHQTNTLPEVCGRVCPQDRLCEGACTLNDGFGAVTIGSVEKYITDTAFAMGWRPDMSKVKPTGKRVAVIGAGPAGLGCADVLVRNGVTPVVFDKNPEIGGLLTFGIPEFKLEKHVLSRRREVFGGMGVEFRLNTEVGKDVTMDQLLEEFDAVFMGMGTYTYMKGGFPGEDLPGVHDALDFLIANVNRNLGFEKSPEDFIDMKGKRVVVLGGGDTAMDCNRTSIRQGAKAVTCAYRRDEENMPGSRKEVKNAKEEGVKFLFNRQPIAIVGEDKVEGVKVVETRLGEPDARGRRSPEPIPGSEEIIPAEAVLIAFGFRPSPAPWFEQFDIGIDNQGRVVAPAQAQFKHQTSNPKIFAGGDMVRGSDLVVTAIFEGRTAAEGILDYLGV; from the coding sequence ATGACTGAACGTCTGAACAACGACTTCCAGTTCATCGAGGTCGGGCGCAAGGATCCGAAGAAGAAACTGCTGCGCCAGCGCAAGAAGGAATTCGTCGAGATCCATGACCTGTTCAAGCCGCAACAAGCGGCTGACCAGGCTCACCGCTGCCTTGGCTGCGGCAACCCGTATTGCGAGTGGAAGTGCCCGGTGCACAACTTCATTCCGAACTGGCTGAAGCTGGTATCGGAAGGCAACATCCTGGCCGCCGCCGAGCTGTCGCACCAGACCAATACCCTGCCGGAAGTCTGCGGCCGGGTCTGCCCGCAGGATCGTCTTTGCGAAGGCGCCTGCACCCTCAACGACGGCTTCGGCGCCGTCACCATCGGCTCGGTGGAGAAGTACATCACCGATACCGCCTTCGCCATGGGTTGGCGCCCGGACATGTCCAAGGTCAAGCCCACCGGCAAGCGCGTTGCCGTGATTGGTGCCGGCCCGGCGGGCCTGGGCTGCGCCGACGTGCTGGTGCGCAACGGTGTCACCCCGGTGGTGTTCGACAAGAATCCCGAGATCGGTGGCCTGCTGACCTTCGGCATCCCCGAATTCAAGCTGGAGAAGCATGTTCTCAGCCGCCGCCGTGAAGTCTTCGGCGGCATGGGCGTCGAATTCCGCCTGAACACCGAGGTGGGCAAGGACGTGACCATGGACCAGTTGCTCGAGGAGTTCGATGCGGTGTTCATGGGCATGGGCACCTACACCTACATGAAGGGTGGCTTCCCGGGCGAGGACCTGCCGGGCGTGCATGATGCGCTGGACTTCCTGATCGCCAACGTCAACCGCAACCTTGGCTTCGAGAAGTCCCCCGAGGACTTCATCGACATGAAGGGCAAGCGCGTGGTGGTCCTGGGTGGTGGCGACACCGCAATGGACTGCAACCGCACCTCCATCCGCCAGGGCGCCAAGGCCGTGACCTGCGCCTACCGCCGTGACGAAGAGAACATGCCGGGCTCGCGCAAAGAGGTGAAGAACGCCAAGGAAGAGGGCGTGAAATTCCTCTTCAACCGCCAGCCCATTGCCATCGTCGGCGAGGACAAGGTGGAAGGCGTGAAGGTGGTCGAGACCCGTCTCGGCGAGCCGGATGCCCGTGGCCGTCGCAGCCCCGAGCCGATCCCGGGTTCCGAGGAGATTATCCCGGCCGAAGCCGTGCTGATCGCCTTCGGTTTCCGTCCGAGCCCGGCACCCTGGTTCGAGCAGTTCGATATTGGCATCGACAACCAGGGCCGTGTCGTGGCCCCGGCCCAAGCGCAGTTCAAGCACCAGACCAGCAACCCGAAGATCTTCGCCGGCGGCGATATGGTCCGTGGTTCCGACCTGGTGGTGACGGCGATCTTCGAGGGGCGTACCGCCGCCGAAGGCATCCTGGACTATCTGGGCGTCTGA